Sequence from the Herpetosiphonaceae bacterium genome:
GCGACATAGACCTTAATGTTGCGTATGAAACAGCGAGAGCTTGCCCTCGGATCATGCGTGACTCATGCTCTACGCTCCAAAGGTGCCTATCCGCGTCACTATGCTATGAAGTTGTACACAGTATGAGGAAGCGTTGTGATTGGTATCCCCACCTCACTGTTGACCAGTGAACCTGGGGTTAACTACGCCGTCGCGCCATTCATAACGACATCACATGGATAGAGGAGTAGGCTGCATGGGAGGATGCAAGAGGAATGTGTGCAGCGAGCCAGGAATTATAGGCGTGATGCCAACGCTATGGGTGGAGTCTGACGGAGGTACCTGATACATAACAAAGGGGGCAATTATGTACCTTGTACCCATTTTAGATGTTAACTAAACATTAAAGTCGCGTTAATCACCTATCAATTGTGGCTATTATACATGAACGGCATGCAATGTCAATAGGCTTAATGTGCAGGAAACGCCCAATCTGCGAGTGATATGTGCATCCAGGGGTGCTCATAACGAGCAGCGAGGAGCGGCAACGTTGCCGCTCCTCGTTCCGTGTATGCGTGGTCCGTCTCCGGCTGCCCGATGTGCTAAGGAGTGCGTGGATCGGTGCGGTTCAGATATTCCTCTACGTCGGTATAGCCGTCCTGATCGAAGTCACCGCTTGTGCTGGACGACGATCCACGCGAGGTCGATCCAAACTGCTGCTGCTCCCAGGTATCGGCCATGCCGTCAAGATCGGCGTCGGCGGCCAGCGGGCCGGAGCCGAGCGTGGGCCACACAACCTGCGCGCCGTTGAGGAACTGGCCGGTTCGCTGTGTGAGGTTGGCGATGATGCGCTGATCCGCGCTGTCGCGCACGGGCCAGGTTGCGCCCGCGCCCTGCACGATCTGACGATACGCATCCTGAGCGCTCTGCTCGGAGCGCATCGAGTACGGCCCGAAGCGGGTGGCGCTGTACATGCTCTGCGGATCGCCGCGCACGGTGCTGAAGCCTTCCGTTACTGTGCCTTGCTCAAAGACCGAGCCAGGCCGTGGCGTTGGGTTTTCGGGATTGGTGCGCGACTTCCAGGCCAGTAAGGTTCTCGTCATCGGCCCGCGAATGAACATGTTGTTGATCAGGTTGAGCGAACGAGGATTGCCATGCGCGGCGGCGGTCCCCCAGTTGTAGATCACGTTGTTGACGACATCGATCAGCTCACCGCCCATGATCTGCGGCATTCGCTGATCGGAGGTGGTCAGCAAGTTGTGATGCAGTGTGATCCGCTTCGGGTGGGCGCTGAGATCGAGCTGCGTGATGTTCAGGCCAAGCGAATGACCATTTTGATCGGTTGTGCCCTCGCTGTGGTTGGAAAGATAGAGTCCCTCGCCGAGGATTGAGTGCTGGATCGTGATGTCATGCGCGTTGGTGAGGATCGCGGCGCCGCCAATATCCGGCCCCCAGACCAGCGAGCTGTGATCGATCACCACGTTGTAGACTTCGTCTCCTCCGGTCCCGGACATCGATACGGCATCGCGCTCGTTGTTCGAGCTTTGATTGAGCTTGTCGCCGGGGCGTACCTTGAGATGGCGCAGCACAACATCATGGGTGCGAATCTTGAGCATGGCTCCTTTGATCTGCACGCCCTCGCCCGGCGCAGACTGGCCGGCGATCGTCACGAACGGCTGGGTGATCGAAATATCGTTGCTCAGCTCGATCGTTCCCGCGACGCGGAAGAGCACCATGCGCGGACCGCTCGCCTCAAGCGCGCTGCGCAGGCTTCCCGGCCCGGAGTCGGCCAGTGTCGTAACGTAGATGATCCGCCCACCACGACCGCCGGGCGTTGCGCTGCCATGTCCTTCCGCGCCTGGAAAGGCGACCGCTGCCGCCGGAACCTTGGGAGGCGCCTGAGTCGGCGCAGCGGTAGGCTGCTGGGTTGGCGCAGCGGTGGGCTGCTGGGTTGGCGCTGCCGAGGGCGATGGAACAGCGGTGGGCTGCTGGGTTGGCGCTGCCGAGGGCGATGGAACAGCGGTAGGCTGCTGGGTTGGCGCAGCGGTGGGCTGCTGGGTCGGCGCTGCCGAGGGCGACGGAGCGGGCGGCAACGTCGGCACTACGGTGGGCACGGCTGCTTCAGTCGTCGTGATCAGCAGATGGGGCCGCCGCCCCGCGTTGTTATGATCGCGCGACGCAAAATTGACTCCATCATCGCCAGTCTGGCTGATGCCGAAGCTGTACACGCCCGGACCCGCGACGATCGACGTAACATTGACCTCGACCCAGGAATCATCGGCGGCGTGATCGAAGCCCCCAACGGGCGCGCCGTCGATCGCCGGTCGATTGGTGTATGTAACGCCAGATTCATCCCAGGTGGTATTGGTCATCGACCAGACCGTGCCGCTGGCGGCGGGCGACGGATTCAGGACATACAGCCGCAGGGTAGCGGACGCGATCGGGCCGGGGATGCCCTCGACGGCGAAGCGGAGAAAGCTTTGTTCTTCGGGATTGGCATCGTTCGCCAGACTCCGCTCCAGGCCGAAGTTCTGGTCGGGGAACTCAGCGCTGACGGACGTATCGGCAATCGCAGGAACCGCGATTGGTCCTGCCGTCTGGGCCGACGCAGACAGCGATGCGTACAGCACCGGGCTGACGGCTGCGACAACTATTGTCAGCAGGAGCAGCCCGGCCAGGAGCAGCCGCTGCTTATACCAGGCATGATCAGATTTGTAGTTAAAAGCCATCGTGGGCCTCCTTGATTTCCGCGCGGATTCACATGGTCCGCGCTGGATATGTTGCTCACCGTGGAGCGCAATGAACTACACCTCGCCGTTGTAGACAACGAGGGCTAACGATTGTATGGCTTTACAACGATACCTTGGGAGCTATGACGCTGGGGCGGGATCGAGGCCGAATGCATAGGCCGTGCAAAGCATAAAACCAGATTCAGAGTCGATGCAGCGCTGCATCGGTGATGCTGGCAGTTACCGTGTCGGGCAACCGGTCGCGAAAGTTAACAAATTTTCGAATATTTGTCAACTTTACTACATGATGTAATTTTCCTTTCCAGAATCGGTGGGGCATGCCATACTACGCCGCACCAGAGCTATTAAGTTCTTGATGATAGTCCTTTTTGCCTTTTTGTGAAGTGTCAAGAATGGTACACAGAGGTCGTGTTGATCGAGCCATTTGTG
This genomic interval carries:
- a CDS encoding DNRLRE domain-containing protein yields the protein MAFNYKSDHAWYKQRLLLAGLLLLTIVVAAVSPVLYASLSASAQTAGPIAVPAIADTSVSAEFPDQNFGLERSLANDANPEEQSFLRFAVEGIPGPIASATLRLYVLNPSPAASGTVWSMTNTTWDESGVTYTNRPAIDGAPVGGFDHAADDSWVEVNVTSIVAGPGVYSFGISQTGDDGVNFASRDHNNAGRRPHLLITTTEAAVPTVVPTLPPAPSPSAAPTQQPTAAPTQQPTAVPSPSAAPTQQPTAVPSPSAAPTQQPTAAPTQQPTAAPTQAPPKVPAAAVAFPGAEGHGSATPGGRGGRIIYVTTLADSGPGSLRSALEASGPRMVLFRVAGTIELSNDISITQPFVTIAGQSAPGEGVQIKGAMLKIRTHDVVLRHLKVRPGDKLNQSSNNERDAVSMSGTGGDEVYNVVIDHSSLVWGPDIGGAAILTNAHDITIQHSILGEGLYLSNHSEGTTDQNGHSLGLNITQLDLSAHPKRITLHHNLLTTSDQRMPQIMGGELIDVVNNVIYNWGTAAAHGNPRSLNLINNMFIRGPMTRTLLAWKSRTNPENPTPRPGSVFEQGTVTEGFSTVRGDPQSMYSATRFGPYSMRSEQSAQDAYRQIVQGAGATWPVRDSADQRIIANLTQRTGQFLNGAQVVWPTLGSGPLAADADLDGMADTWEQQQFGSTSRGSSSSTSGDFDQDGYTDVEEYLNRTDPRTP